The DNA region TCAATTGACCGCCTCGGCTAGTGTCCGGCATTGGCTACAGCAGCTTCATCCATGTCGAAGTTGGAGTAGACATTTTGCGTGTCATCCAGGTCTTCGAGCACTTCCAGAAGGCGGATCATGGCGTTGGCCTGAGAACCTTCGAGCTTCGTATACGTCGAAGCAATTTTGGTGACCTCGGCGTGCTCAGGCGTAATGTTGGCCGCCTTGAGCGCGTTGGTGACCGCCTCGAAGTCCTTGGGATCGCAGAGCACTTCCCAGTTCTCGCCCTCGTCGCTTAGGTCTTCGGCGCCGGCTTCGAGCACAATCTCAGTGAGTTTGTCTTCGTTGGCGGCAGACTTTGCAATAACGATGACACCCTTCTTGGAGAACATCCAGCCAACAGAGTTGGACTCTCCGAGATTGCCGCCGTTCTTGGAGAAGGCGTGGCGAATCTCGCTGACGGCGCGGTTCTTGTTGTCGGTGAGGACATCGACGATAACTGCGACGCCACCGGGGCCATAGCCCTCGTAGGTGATCTCCTCGTAGGAGACGCCTTCGAGCTCACCCGTACCGCGCTGGATCGCACGTTTGATGTTGTCGGCGGGCATATTCTCCGCTTTGGCCGCTGCAATGGCGCCGCGCAGACGGGGATTGCCGTCCGGATCTCCGCCGCCGCCGGTCTTGGCTGCGATGGTGATTTCCTTGATGAGACGAGTGAAAATCTTGCCACGTTTGGCGTCAAGCGCGCCCTTCTTATGCTTGATTGTGGCCCATTTTGAATGGCCGGACATGTACTACCTCGGTGGTGATTTTGTCGGGGCTGCGATAAGCTGCGGCCCCAAGCGACCCTGTGAGTTTAGCACGCTGGAGGGGCGCTAGAGTACCTCTGGAGCCAACAGATCGCGCATGGTCTCGCGGCGGCGAATCAGCTTGACCGTCGCTTCGTCGATCAGCACCTCAGCGGGACGCGGACGGCTGTTGTAGTTGCTGGTGAGACTCATACCATAGGCTCCCGCATCGAGAATCAGGACCAGGTCGCCGGGTTTGACGGCAGCGAGGACGCGGTCGCGGGCGAAGAAGTCGCCCGACTCGCAGACCGGACCTACGATGTCCGCCGTGATGGACGGGGCTGCGGTACGCGGCTGCTTGATGGGGAGAATCTCGTGATGAGCGTGATAGAGCGAGGGCCGGATGAGGTCGTTCATGCCCGCGTCGGTAATGACGAAGGTCTTGGAACCATTCTTCTTCACGAAGAGGACTCGGGTAAGTAACGCTCCTGCCTGGGCTACGATGAAGCGCCCCGGCTCGATGATCAGATGGGAGGATTCAGCGGCAAGTCCCTTGCTGAGAGCGGCGGCGTACTTCTGCACCTGCTGCGCCGGGTTGAACGCGGTAGTGCCGTAGTCGATGCCGAGACCGCCACCGGCGTCGATGTAGCGGATGTTGTGGCCATCCTTTTTGAGGTCAGAGATAAGGGCGGTGACGCGGGCAGTCGCTGCGGCAAAGGGATCGACCTTGCGGATCTGCGAACCGATGTGAACGCTGACTCCGGCGGCATCGAGCCACTTGGATTTGCCCGCTTTGCGGTAGATGGCACGAGCCTGATTGATGTCGATGCCGAACTTGTGTTCACTGAGGCCGGTAGAGATATAGGGGTGAGTGTCGGCGAAGACGTCGGGATTGACGCGGAGTGCGAAACGCGCACGGATGCGGAGAGCTTCGGCGCGGGCGGCAAGCAGGTACAGCTCGGCTTCGGACTCGACGTTGAAGAGGAGGATGTTCGCCTTGAGAGCGGCATCGATCTCCCAGACCTGCTTGCCTACCCCGGAGAAGACGACCTTCGTGAGCGCCGCTTTGTGGGCTTTGCGGACGCGCTCCAATTCGCCGCCGGAGACGATGTCGAAGCCTGCTCCCTGCAGCGCTAGCAGGCGCAGAATCGCCAGCGACGAGTTAGCTTTAACCGCGTAGCAGATGGTGTGCGGCTGCCCTTTGAACGCCTCTTCAAAGAGTTGAAAGCGAGCGGAGATCTGCTCCGCCGAGTAGACATAAAGTGGAGTGCCGTGATCTTCCGCGAGAGCTGAGATGTCAGCTCCGTCACAGTGAAGGGTGCGGTTGCGATAGGCGAAGGGGCGGGGGCTTGGCTGCGGCGCGGTTTTTCTGGGCAAACTAGGTACTCTTTATCGGAAGTGCGTAGGGGGCTTCGGGAATGATGACCCAGGCGGCGAGATAGGCCAGTGCGCCGATTCCTGTAGTAAAGATGATGAATAGCGCCGTGATGACACGCACCACGTTGATGTCCCAGCCATAATGCAACGCAAACCCGG from Edaphobacter paludis includes:
- a CDS encoding YebC/PmpR family DNA-binding transcriptional regulator, with protein sequence MSGHSKWATIKHKKGALDAKRGKIFTRLIKEITIAAKTGGGGDPDGNPRLRGAIAAAKAENMPADNIKRAIQRGTGELEGVSYEEITYEGYGPGGVAVIVDVLTDNKNRAVSEIRHAFSKNGGNLGESNSVGWMFSKKGVIVIAKSAANEDKLTEIVLEAGAEDLSDEGENWEVLCDPKDFEAVTNALKAANITPEHAEVTKIASTYTKLEGSQANAMIRLLEVLEDLDDTQNVYSNFDMDEAAVANAGH
- the lysA gene encoding diaminopimelate decarboxylase, whose translation is MPRKTAPQPSPRPFAYRNRTLHCDGADISALAEDHGTPLYVYSAEQISARFQLFEEAFKGQPHTICYAVKANSSLAILRLLALQGAGFDIVSGGELERVRKAHKAALTKVVFSGVGKQVWEIDAALKANILLFNVESEAELYLLAARAEALRIRARFALRVNPDVFADTHPYISTGLSEHKFGIDINQARAIYRKAGKSKWLDAAGVSVHIGSQIRKVDPFAAATARVTALISDLKKDGHNIRYIDAGGGLGIDYGTTAFNPAQQVQKYAAALSKGLAAESSHLIIEPGRFIVAQAGALLTRVLFVKKNGSKTFVITDAGMNDLIRPSLYHAHHEILPIKQPRTAAPSITADIVGPVCESGDFFARDRVLAAVKPGDLVLILDAGAYGMSLTSNYNSRPRPAEVLIDEATVKLIRRRETMRDLLAPEVL
- a CDS encoding PspC domain-containing protein is translated as MFCSHCGKPIEPSSRFCPACGATISPALFTANAYQPVARLTRPRTPRMIAGVCSGFALHYGWDINVVRVITALFIIFTTGIGALAYLAAWVIIPEAPYALPIKST